Proteins encoded by one window of Blautia faecicola:
- the pepT gene encoding peptidase T → MKAYERLLKYVTVWTTSDEDSTTVPTTKRQLDLGNLLVEEMKEMGLSDVSMDEYGYVYGYLPATEGMEDVAPLGLIAHLDTAPDFNGQNVKPQIIQDYNGEDVVLGTSGRVLAVKDFPRLKGYKGRTLITTDGTSLLGADDKAGIAEILTAAEDLMREKTPHGKICIAFTPDEEVGGGAQYLRIKEFGATYGYTLDGSHEGEIQFENFNAAGAEVTVHGVNVHPGSAKDIMKNAQTIAMEIHGLLPKDACPEKTEGYEGFYHMTEFNGNVEQAVMRYIIRDFDPVTFVEKQEKLRQAVAQINETYGEGTAEVKIEESYRNMREKIEPCMQLIDYAKEACKETGVEPDIAPIRGGTDGARLSFVGLPCPNLGTGGDGFHGPFEHITVEGMDLSVEIIKNIIKKM, encoded by the coding sequence ATGAAAGCCTATGAACGCTTACTGAAATATGTTACAGTATGGACAACTAGCGATGAAGACAGCACAACGGTTCCAACTACAAAAAGACAGCTCGACCTGGGGAATCTTCTGGTAGAAGAGATGAAAGAGATGGGACTTTCGGATGTGTCGATGGATGAATATGGATATGTTTACGGATATCTTCCGGCCACGGAGGGAATGGAAGATGTGGCACCGCTTGGTCTGATCGCGCATCTGGATACCGCACCGGACTTTAACGGGCAGAATGTGAAACCACAGATCATTCAGGATTATAACGGAGAAGATGTGGTGCTCGGAACTTCCGGCAGAGTTCTGGCAGTAAAAGATTTTCCGAGACTGAAAGGGTATAAGGGAAGAACGCTGATCACAACCGACGGAACTTCTCTTCTGGGGGCCGATGACAAGGCCGGGATTGCAGAGATCCTGACAGCGGCAGAAGACCTGATGCGGGAAAAGACACCACACGGAAAAATCTGCATCGCATTTACCCCGGATGAAGAGGTGGGTGGCGGTGCACAGTATCTGAGAATCAAAGAATTCGGCGCAACGTACGGATATACGTTAGACGGAAGCCATGAAGGTGAGATCCAGTTTGAAAACTTTAACGCGGCAGGCGCGGAGGTCACTGTTCATGGTGTCAATGTGCATCCGGGGAGTGCAAAAGATATCATGAAAAATGCACAGACCATCGCGATGGAAATCCACGGACTGCTTCCAAAAGATGCGTGCCCGGAGAAGACGGAAGGGTATGAAGGATTCTATCACATGACCGAATTCAACGGCAATGTGGAACAGGCAGTGATGCGTTACATCATCCGTGATTTTGATCCGGTCACATTTGTGGAAAAACAGGAGAAACTCCGTCAGGCGGTTGCACAGATTAACGAAACCTACGGCGAGGGAACCGCGGAAGTAAAGATTGAAGAATCTTACCGCAACATGCGTGAGAAGATCGAGCCGTGCATGCAGCTGATCGATTACGCAAAAGAGGCGTGCAAAGAAACAGGCGTGGAACCGGATATCGCCCCGATCCGCGGAGGCACAGATGGTGCACGGTTAAGCTTTGTCGGTCTTCCATGTCCGAACCTGGGTACCGGCGGAGACGGCTTCCATGGTCCGTTTGAACACATTACGGTGGAAGGCATGGATCTGTCCGTGGAAATCATCAAAAACATTATTAAGAAAATGTGA
- a CDS encoding TetR/AcrR family transcriptional regulator, whose amino-acid sequence MPLTTETSSLTRGEKTKYRLAESMKECMCHTPVDAITVRQITENCGLTRQTFYRNFMDKFDLINWYFDKLLIKSFEYMGQGKTVQEGLQLKFSYIAEEKEFFRAAFRYDRQNSLREHDFQLIFRFYQDLIQLKTGAPASDDIRFLLEMYCHGSISMTIEWVLSGMAVSPEDLARLMVEAMPAKLADLFASFGVLTE is encoded by the coding sequence ATGCCCCTGACAACTGAAACCTCTTCCCTCACCCGGGGAGAGAAAACAAAATACCGTCTGGCGGAATCCATGAAGGAATGTATGTGCCACACTCCGGTAGACGCAATCACCGTCCGCCAGATCACAGAGAACTGCGGTCTGACCAGGCAGACCTTTTACCGGAACTTCATGGACAAATTTGATCTGATCAACTGGTACTTTGATAAACTACTGATCAAATCCTTTGAATACATGGGACAGGGAAAAACGGTGCAGGAAGGTTTACAGTTAAAATTTTCCTATATCGCAGAAGAAAAAGAATTTTTCCGTGCCGCCTTCCGTTATGACCGGCAGAACTCACTGCGGGAACACGATTTTCAGCTGATCTTCCGCTTTTATCAGGATCTGATCCAGTTAAAGACCGGCGCTCCGGCATCCGATGATATCCGGTTTCTCCTTGAGATGTACTGCCACGGATCGATCTCCATGACCATCGAATGGGTACTCTCCGGCATGGCAGTCTCCCCGGAAGACCTGGCACGCCTGATGGTGGAAGCCATGCCAGCCAAACTGGCGGATCTTTTTGCTTCTTTCGGCGTTCTGACGGAATAA
- a CDS encoding ABC transporter ATP-binding protein, with protein sequence MSEKNDTLVQVEHLKKYFPIKGVKGPGVQAVEDISIEIKRGETLGLVGESGCGKTTFGRTVLQLYNPTSGKIIYDGKTIFEGKDPWQRDENGILRQVKVPKAKQVNMLPYRRKMQIIFQDPSASLDPRMTVGEIIGEALDIHKLYKSKQDRTDRIKELLGHVGLNTEHANRYPHEFSGGQQQRVGIARALAVNPEFIVCDEPISALDVSIQSQVVNMLEDMQHEMGLTYLFIAHDLSVVRHISHRIGVMYLGTMVELAESYELNRHPLHPYTKTLLSAVPVPDPQVSRSRQRIVLEGDIPSPMNPPSGCRFHTRCPYATEKCKQVVPTFKEYEKGHWVACHLLEE encoded by the coding sequence ATGAGTGAGAAAAATGATACCCTCGTTCAGGTTGAACACCTGAAAAAATATTTCCCGATCAAAGGTGTGAAGGGACCGGGTGTACAGGCTGTGGAAGATATCTCCATTGAGATTAAAAGAGGAGAAACCCTTGGTCTGGTAGGAGAGTCCGGTTGTGGTAAGACGACTTTCGGACGCACGGTATTACAGCTGTATAATCCGACTTCCGGAAAGATCATCTATGACGGCAAAACTATTTTTGAAGGAAAAGACCCGTGGCAGAGAGACGAAAACGGTATTCTGCGCCAGGTGAAAGTTCCGAAAGCAAAACAGGTTAATATGCTTCCTTACCGCCGGAAGATGCAGATCATCTTCCAGGATCCGTCCGCCAGCCTGGATCCACGTATGACCGTTGGCGAGATCATCGGTGAGGCGCTGGATATTCACAAATTATATAAGAGTAAACAGGACAGAACCGACCGGATCAAGGAACTGCTTGGTCATGTAGGACTGAACACCGAACATGCAAACCGGTATCCGCATGAGTTCTCCGGTGGACAGCAGCAGCGTGTCGGTATCGCCCGTGCGCTGGCAGTCAATCCGGAATTCATCGTCTGTGACGAACCGATCTCCGCACTGGATGTTTCTATCCAGTCACAGGTAGTCAACATGCTCGAAGACATGCAGCATGAGATGGGACTGACCTACCTGTTCATCGCACATGATCTGTCCGTTGTAAGACATATTTCCCACCGTATCGGTGTGATGTATCTGGGAACTATGGTGGAACTTGCGGAAAGTTATGAACTGAACCGCCATCCACTGCATCCATATACTAAGACGCTGCTCTCCGCAGTTCCGGTTCCGGATCCGCAGGTGAGCAGAAGCAGACAGCGAATCGTGCTCGAAGGAGACATTCCGTCTCCGATGAATCCGCCAAGCGGATGCCGGTTCCATACCCGTTGCCCGTATGCGACCGAAAAATGTAAACAGGTCGTACCGACCTTTAAGGAGTACGAAAAAGGTCACTGGGTAGCATGTCATCTGCTGGAAGAGTAG
- a CDS encoding GGDEF domain-containing phosphodiesterase encodes MRYNMDFLVAALIFLIVLWHHFMKQRQYAGNKTEKTFQIFMLLGIGDIILDMVSTVVIDNSRPEFSRILYVILVLFYLCQLLIPPVLYLYSLALAGWSVEEKLPGVRCLLLLPTVVLTVLIMGNFQTGLLFSVSANGAYIRGPLYLMMYMQAVWYGLVIGGESIRNYQKLGKRKFGVIWEILFIMVSCVLLQGFYQEVLLTGFAIALCLMVLLLAFQNPYVYTDNLTGLLDMQCFQEWTEEQCRRKREIYVAVVDLRQLKQLNTIYGVPWADCFLKKIAGQVWEFTESPYVYRISGKRILIGMYSFEEYEAVLQKLLRYFSHPIAMEGEEILFSAAICGIPYGNQLGSENLLNYVEYLTALVPRTQETLLVRGDEYVKHGFLRQKTIEAYLYRAIEEDLFEVYYQPVYSIREKRFVTAEALSRLHHPGLGPISPEIFIRIAEQNGQINEIGLLQFRKVCQMVQKCPEIMQQLKNIKYNLSPAQLLKKGYVGQLLGIIREHGLEPSFFQFEITETVATEYKEEVYEAVEVFVKDGIGLCMDDFGSGYANLNAVLKLPFQCIKMDRSMLNGIRQHKVAGEFYRNIVTILRQQGYTIVAEGVEEQEEVELMEAWGVDMIQGYYFSRPLPVEEFLKKIREAG; translated from the coding sequence ATGAGATATAATATGGATTTTTTAGTGGCAGCACTGATCTTTCTGATTGTCTTATGGCATCATTTTATGAAACAACGGCAGTATGCCGGTAACAAGACAGAAAAAACATTTCAGATTTTTATGTTGCTTGGAATCGGAGATATTATACTGGATATGGTCAGTACAGTTGTTATTGACAACAGTCGTCCGGAATTCTCCAGGATACTTTATGTGATTTTAGTACTGTTTTATTTGTGCCAGCTGCTGATTCCACCGGTTCTTTATCTGTACTCACTGGCTCTGGCAGGATGGTCAGTGGAAGAAAAATTACCAGGGGTACGTTGTCTGCTGCTTTTGCCAACCGTGGTGCTTACGGTGCTGATCATGGGTAACTTTCAGACAGGTCTTTTGTTTTCAGTCTCAGCGAACGGAGCATATATCAGAGGGCCGCTGTATCTTATGATGTATATGCAGGCTGTCTGGTATGGACTGGTGATCGGTGGGGAAAGCATCCGGAATTATCAGAAACTTGGGAAACGAAAATTTGGTGTGATCTGGGAAATTCTTTTTATTATGGTCAGCTGTGTGCTGTTGCAGGGATTTTATCAGGAAGTTCTGCTGACCGGATTTGCTATAGCACTTTGTCTGATGGTCCTGCTGCTTGCCTTTCAGAACCCGTATGTGTATACCGATAATCTGACAGGACTTTTGGATATGCAATGTTTTCAGGAGTGGACAGAAGAACAGTGCAGACGCAAACGGGAGATTTATGTGGCAGTTGTTGATCTTAGGCAGCTGAAACAGCTGAATACCATTTACGGGGTTCCATGGGCAGATTGTTTTCTGAAAAAGATAGCAGGGCAGGTATGGGAGTTTACAGAAAGTCCCTATGTTTACAGAATCAGTGGGAAAAGGATACTGATCGGAATGTACTCTTTTGAAGAATACGAAGCGGTACTGCAGAAGCTGCTGCGGTATTTTTCTCATCCGATTGCCATGGAAGGGGAAGAAATTCTGTTTTCAGCAGCAATCTGCGGAATACCATACGGGAATCAGCTTGGCAGTGAAAATCTCCTGAATTATGTAGAATATCTGACGGCATTAGTTCCGAGAACTCAGGAAACATTGCTGGTCCGGGGGGATGAATACGTGAAGCACGGATTTCTCCGGCAAAAAACAATTGAAGCATATCTTTACAGAGCGATAGAAGAAGATCTGTTTGAAGTATATTATCAGCCGGTTTATTCGATCAGGGAAAAGAGGTTTGTTACGGCAGAAGCACTCAGCCGGCTGCATCACCCCGGCCTCGGACCGATATCTCCGGAAATATTTATCCGAATTGCTGAGCAGAATGGACAAATCAATGAGATTGGCCTGCTGCAGTTCCGAAAAGTGTGCCAGATGGTTCAAAAATGTCCGGAAATCATGCAGCAGCTGAAAAATATCAAGTACAATCTTTCACCGGCCCAGCTTCTGAAGAAAGGATATGTCGGACAATTGCTGGGAATTATCCGGGAACATGGATTGGAGCCGTCGTTTTTCCAGTTTGAGATCACAGAGACTGTTGCGACAGAATACAAAGAAGAGGTGTATGAGGCGGTGGAAGTCTTTGTAAAAGATGGTATAGGCCTGTGCATGGATGACTTTGGCTCCGGATATGCCAACCTGAATGCTGTACTGAAACTGCCGTTCCAGTGTATCAAGATGGATCGCTCCATGTTAAACGGTATTCGTCAGCATAAGGTAGCAGGAGAGTTTTATCGCAACATTGTAACGATTCTCCGGCAACAGGGATATACGATCGTGGCAGAAGGAGTAGAAGAGCAGGAAGAGGTGGAACTTATGGAAGCGTGGGGCGTGGATATGATTCAGGGATATTATTTTTCCAGACCGCTCCCGGTGGAGGAATTTCTGAAAAAGATCCGGGAAGCCGGATAA
- a CDS encoding sensor domain-containing diguanylate cyclase: protein MQKYVQKKRIFSACLFLIFVLMILVIGKGTVMTGRGETQQIQNLSDGWYYLKDGERTEVTLPTTLQADPGTVLELYNDTVTDENRDMVLLTWGAPYRLQIRMDGKTIYQYREYGFKRNLQMERKLECRVTLPALRKSSQLCFLYTVPESGVCKLTPVYMGSSEAIFRFQIMNAAPVFVIVLGMLVLGIFAIGIYAYLRVRKMTDRRFASVGLFLLLCGIWCVTDSSLMQYLSHYSPAVNEISFYTFMLMSVPVIRFVRETEGMQKYTSISVLIALFYLNVILQSICTYWFHVQLINMLMITHLLLGGGCILLSVLLYREYKAVKNRQIYSILIAFGILAFVGVGTLVLYWFFGITGYDLIFEAGIVIFISLLLWGLGRAMVENLRFRTEAEVYKKLAQEDQMTGMKNRYAYEKILEDLEEGICNWKNAVMIFMDMNHLKQINDIYGHGAGDELLIGAAQSIQKAYGSLGYCFRIGGDEFCAILPEIKISEEELSCRLDAAVEEYNRSNDQKLSVARGFSWLQDSRGMRKSISDWKFEADQNMYSNKGWYKREEAQEEDVHYEI, encoded by the coding sequence ATGCAAAAATATGTGCAGAAAAAGAGAATCTTTTCGGCATGTCTGTTTCTGATATTCGTTCTGATGATTCTGGTAATCGGAAAAGGAACAGTGATGACTGGCAGAGGGGAAACTCAGCAAATCCAGAATCTGAGCGATGGATGGTATTATCTGAAAGACGGGGAAAGAACAGAAGTGACTCTTCCGACAACACTTCAGGCAGATCCGGGAACAGTACTGGAATTATATAACGATACAGTGACGGATGAGAACAGAGATATGGTTCTTCTTACCTGGGGAGCACCATATCGCCTGCAGATCCGGATGGATGGGAAAACAATTTATCAGTATCGCGAATACGGATTTAAAAGAAACCTGCAGATGGAAAGAAAACTGGAATGCCGTGTGACATTGCCGGCATTACGCAAAAGCAGTCAGCTGTGTTTTCTGTATACTGTGCCGGAAAGTGGAGTGTGTAAACTGACGCCGGTATATATGGGAAGCAGCGAAGCTATTTTCAGATTTCAGATCATGAATGCGGCTCCGGTGTTTGTGATTGTTCTGGGCATGCTGGTACTGGGCATTTTCGCAATCGGAATCTATGCGTATCTTCGCGTAAGGAAAATGACAGACAGACGGTTTGCAAGTGTGGGATTGTTTCTGCTCCTATGTGGCATCTGGTGCGTGACAGATTCTTCGCTGATGCAGTATCTGAGTCATTATTCACCGGCGGTCAATGAGATATCTTTTTATACATTTATGCTGATGAGCGTTCCGGTTATCCGGTTTGTCCGGGAGACAGAAGGAATGCAGAAGTATACAAGCATATCGGTTCTGATTGCTCTGTTTTATCTGAATGTGATTCTGCAAAGTATCTGCACCTACTGGTTCCATGTCCAGCTTATCAACATGCTGATGATCACTCATCTGCTTCTTGGGGGCGGATGCATCCTGCTGAGTGTTCTTTTATACCGGGAATACAAGGCAGTGAAAAACAGACAGATATATTCGATCCTCATAGCATTCGGTATTCTGGCCTTTGTCGGCGTGGGAACCCTGGTGTTATACTGGTTTTTCGGAATTACCGGATACGATCTGATTTTCGAAGCGGGAATTGTCATTTTTATATCGCTTCTTTTGTGGGGTCTTGGCAGGGCTATGGTGGAAAATCTGCGTTTTAGGACGGAAGCAGAGGTATATAAAAAACTGGCGCAGGAAGATCAGATGACCGGTATGAAAAACCGGTATGCCTATGAAAAAATTTTAGAGGATCTTGAAGAGGGCATCTGCAACTGGAAAAATGCAGTGATGATATTTATGGATATGAATCATCTGAAACAGATAAATGACATTTATGGACATGGAGCCGGAGATGAACTTCTGATTGGAGCAGCACAGAGTATCCAGAAAGCGTATGGAAGTCTCGGATATTGTTTTCGGATAGGAGGAGACGAGTTTTGTGCGATTCTTCCGGAAATAAAAATATCCGAGGAAGAGCTTTCCTGCAGACTGGATGCCGCGGTAGAAGAATATAATCGTTCCAATGACCAGAAACTGTCAGTAGCCCGTGGATTCAGCTGGTTACAGGACAGTCGCGGGATGAGAAAGAGTATCAGTGACTGGAAGTTCGAGGCGGATCAGAATATGTACAGCAATAAGGGCTGGTACAAAAGAGAAGAAGCACAGGAGGAAGATGTCCACTATGAGATATAA
- a CDS encoding peptide ABC transporter substrate-binding protein, whose product MKKKVLSILLAATFTVSMFAGCGNSNTTAKDDNAAKTEDTADDAAEEETKGDAATEDTASDGDFNITVNLASEPMTMDPALNSSVDGGIMALHLFEGLMKWEDSGEAANGSDGTADSGKLVPGQAESYEKTENDDGTVTYTFKLRDGIKWSDGKDVTAGDFEYSWKRLVNPETAADYNYMLDGVVNATEIMAGEKDPDELAAKALDDKTFEVTLVNDLNYFEELCAFPAMMPVREDMIEKAGDQWTFDTATYISNGAYKLKEWTHNSQIVVEKNENYYDVENLGPETITFKLMDDQNAMLSGFNSGELDFIEDVPQAEIANLIASGDMKIVDYIGTYYVCFQTQKAPFDDPRVRKAFSLAIDRTYIVNQVTQSGQVEAGGFVPSGVYDADGADGDDFRTVGGDYYKPTDADYEANCDEARQLLADAGYPNGEGFPVVEYLYNTSDAHKAVAEALQFMWEEELGVKVTLNNQEWAAFLQTRKDGDYSIARNGWIADYNDPISFLDMWMTGGGNNDAQYANDDYDALIKQAKTTTDNAERMDLLHQAEDKLIGEDSVLAPLYFYTQKYMLADGIEGMYYCPLGYFFFGYTHQA is encoded by the coding sequence ATGAAGAAAAAAGTTTTATCCATCCTGTTAGCTGCAACATTTACCGTATCTATGTTTGCAGGTTGCGGAAACAGCAACACTACAGCAAAAGACGACAACGCAGCTAAAACAGAAGACACTGCTGATGACGCAGCAGAGGAAGAAACCAAAGGTGACGCCGCAACAGAGGACACAGCAAGCGACGGTGACTTCAACATTACTGTAAACCTGGCTTCTGAACCTATGACTATGGACCCGGCGCTGAACAGTTCTGTAGACGGTGGTATTATGGCCCTGCATCTGTTTGAAGGTCTGATGAAATGGGAAGACAGCGGAGAAGCTGCCAATGGTTCTGACGGAACAGCTGACAGCGGAAAACTGGTTCCAGGACAGGCTGAAAGCTATGAAAAGACAGAGAATGATGACGGAACCGTAACTTATACTTTCAAATTGCGTGACGGCATCAAATGGTCTGACGGAAAAGATGTAACAGCAGGTGATTTCGAGTACTCCTGGAAACGTCTGGTAAATCCGGAAACAGCAGCAGACTACAACTACATGCTGGATGGCGTGGTAAATGCCACTGAGATCATGGCAGGTGAAAAAGATCCTGATGAACTGGCTGCTAAAGCATTAGACGACAAAACATTTGAAGTAACTCTGGTAAACGACCTGAACTACTTTGAAGAACTGTGTGCATTCCCGGCTATGATGCCTGTACGTGAAGATATGATCGAAAAAGCAGGTGACCAGTGGACATTTGACACAGCAACTTATATCTCCAATGGTGCATACAAACTGAAAGAGTGGACACATAACTCGCAGATCGTAGTAGAGAAAAATGAAAACTACTATGATGTAGAAAACCTTGGACCGGAAACCATCACCTTCAAACTGATGGATGACCAGAACGCTATGCTGTCCGGTTTCAACTCCGGTGAACTTGATTTCATCGAAGATGTACCGCAGGCAGAGATCGCTAACCTGATCGCTTCCGGAGATATGAAGATCGTAGACTATATCGGAACTTACTATGTATGCTTCCAGACACAGAAAGCACCTTTCGACGATCCGAGAGTTCGTAAAGCATTCTCTCTGGCAATCGACCGTACTTACATCGTAAATCAGGTAACACAGTCCGGACAGGTAGAGGCCGGCGGATTTGTTCCGTCTGGTGTATATGATGCAGATGGTGCAGATGGCGACGATTTCCGTACAGTAGGCGGAGATTACTATAAACCGACCGATGCGGATTATGAAGCAAACTGTGACGAAGCAAGACAGCTTCTGGCAGATGCAGGATATCCGAACGGTGAAGGATTCCCGGTTGTAGAATACCTGTACAACACCAGTGATGCTCACAAAGCTGTAGCAGAAGCTCTGCAGTTCATGTGGGAAGAAGAACTGGGCGTAAAAGTAACCTTGAACAACCAGGAGTGGGCAGCATTCCTGCAGACACGTAAAGACGGAGACTACTCCATCGCACGTAACGGCTGGATCGCAGACTACAACGACCCGATCTCCTTCCTGGATATGTGGATGACAGGTGGCGGAAACAACGATGCACAGTATGCAAACGATGATTACGACGCTCTGATCAAACAGGCAAAGACAACAACAGATAACGCAGAACGAATGGATCTGCTGCACCAGGCAGAAGACAAACTGATCGGTGAAGACAGCGTACTGGCTCCACTGTACTTCTATACACAGAAATATATGCTGGCTGACGGCATTGAAGGTATGTACTACTGCCCACTGGGATATTTCTTCTTCGGATATACCCATCAGGCATAA
- the fucO gene encoding lactaldehyde reductase — MANRIMLNQTSYHGAGAIQEIVNEAKAHGFKKAFVCSDPDLVKFNVTSKVTDLLKENGLDYELYSDIKPNPTIENVQHGVQSFKDSGADYLIAIGGGSSMDTSKAIGIIIANPEFEDVRSLEGVAPTKKPCVPIIAVPTTAGTAAEVTINYVVTDVERKRKFVCVDPHDMPIIAIVDPEMMASMPKGLTASTGMDALTHAIEGYTTKAAWEMTDMFHLKAIEIISRSLRGAVENTKEGREGMALGQYIAGMGFSNVGLGIAHSMAHTLGAVYDTPHGVACAMMLPIVMEYNQECTGEKYREIARAMGVKGVDDMTQEEYRKAAIDAVKKLSADVGIPSVLEAVKEEDLQFLAESAHADACAPGNPKDASVEDLKDLFRKIMK; from the coding sequence ATGGCAAATCGTATCATGTTAAATCAGACTTCTTATCACGGAGCAGGTGCTATTCAGGAAATCGTAAATGAAGCAAAGGCACATGGATTTAAAAAAGCGTTCGTATGCTCCGACCCGGATCTGGTAAAATTCAATGTAACTTCCAAAGTAACAGACCTGTTAAAAGAAAACGGTCTGGACTATGAACTTTACAGCGACATCAAACCGAATCCAACCATCGAAAATGTACAGCACGGCGTACAGTCCTTCAAGGATTCCGGTGCTGATTATCTGATCGCTATCGGCGGAGGTTCTTCCATGGATACTTCCAAAGCCATCGGTATCATCATCGCAAACCCGGAATTTGAAGATGTCAGAAGCCTCGAAGGTGTGGCTCCGACTAAGAAACCTTGCGTACCGATCATCGCTGTACCTACCACAGCCGGAACTGCTGCGGAAGTAACCATCAACTATGTCGTTACCGATGTGGAAAGAAAACGTAAATTCGTATGCGTTGACCCACACGACATGCCGATCATCGCAATTGTCGATCCGGAGATGATGGCTTCCATGCCAAAAGGACTGACCGCTTCCACCGGTATGGATGCTCTGACCCATGCCATCGAAGGTTACACCACAAAGGCTGCATGGGAAATGACAGATATGTTCCACCTGAAAGCCATCGAGATCATCTCCAGATCTCTTCGCGGTGCTGTGGAAAATACAAAAGAAGGCCGTGAGGGAATGGCTCTTGGTCAGTATATCGCAGGTATGGGATTCTCCAACGTAGGTCTGGGAATCGCTCATTCCATGGCTCATACCCTGGGTGCTGTTTATGATACCCCGCACGGTGTTGCCTGCGCAATGATGCTGCCGATCGTTATGGAATACAACCAGGAATGCACCGGTGAAAAATATCGTGAGATTGCACGTGCTATGGGTGTGAAAGGTGTCGACGATATGACACAGGAAGAGTACAGAAAAGCAGCCATCGATGCTGTCAAGAAACTGTCCGCTGATGTCGGAATCCCGTCTGTTCTCGAAGCTGTCAAAGAAGAAGACCTGCAGTTCCTTGCAGAATCCGCTCACGCAGATGCCTGCGCACCGGGTAACCCGAAAGACGCAAGTGTGGAAGATCTGAAAGATCTGTTCCGTAAGATCATGAAATAA
- a CDS encoding GntR family transcriptional regulator — protein sequence MSELLYQTLRESVVNAIRTKIMNHQLRPGERIVELELAQEFQTSRGPIREALRQLENEGIVEYTRNVGCSVRTFSFWDSYEVYLLRTNYEAVSVRLLNGKVPEETIQKMEEILESMRKIPAEEFESVFEYDNRFHEQLVLMSKLPRLAKAWKELYYGNLLAGYELVREKEQILARQYDNHIAILNACKEGDPEKICREVKKHYWKTIFRMMQEQKIEDPNLEQAWMMAI from the coding sequence ATGAGCGAATTATTATACCAAACATTAAGAGAAAGCGTAGTGAATGCGATTCGGACCAAGATCATGAATCATCAGCTCCGTCCGGGAGAACGAATTGTGGAACTGGAACTGGCGCAGGAATTTCAGACCAGCCGTGGACCGATCCGGGAAGCGCTTCGCCAGCTGGAGAACGAAGGGATTGTAGAGTATACCAGAAATGTGGGATGTTCCGTGCGGACATTTTCTTTCTGGGATTCCTATGAAGTATATCTGCTGCGTACGAACTATGAAGCTGTCAGTGTACGGCTCCTGAACGGAAAAGTACCGGAAGAGACGATACAGAAGATGGAAGAGATTCTGGAAAGCATGCGGAAAATTCCGGCGGAAGAGTTCGAGAGTGTTTTTGAATATGACAACCGTTTTCATGAACAACTCGTACTGATGTCGAAACTTCCAAGACTTGCCAAAGCATGGAAAGAGCTGTATTATGGAAATCTGCTGGCAGGATATGAGCTGGTAAGAGAAAAAGAACAGATCCTGGCACGCCAGTATGACAACCATATAGCGATTCTGAATGCCTGCAAGGAAGGTGATCCGGAGAAAATCTGCCGGGAAGTGAAAAAACACTACTGGAAGACGATTTTCCGTATGATGCAGGAACAGAAGATCGAAGATCCGAACCTGGAACAGGCATGGATGATGGCAATCTAA